The following coding sequences lie in one Hippopotamus amphibius kiboko isolate mHipAmp2 chromosome 7, mHipAmp2.hap2, whole genome shotgun sequence genomic window:
- the LOC130857364 gene encoding cytochrome c oxidase subunit 6A1, mitochondrial-like, translating into MAAAAGSRVSRLVGRSWLQLSRPMSSGSHGKEGSARMWKAFTYFVALPRVGVSMLNVFLKSHPREEERPEFIAYPHLRIRSKPFPWGDGNHTLFHNLHVNPLPTGYEDK; encoded by the coding sequence ATGGCGGCTGCAGCGGGATCTCGGGTTTCTCGGCTGGTAGGTCGCTCCTGGCTGCAGCTGAGCCGGCCAATGTCGAGTGGCTCCCATGGCAAGGAGGGCTCAGCTCGCATGTGGAAGGCCTTCACCTACTTCGTGGCGCTCCCCAGGGTGGGAGTGAGCATGCTGAACGTCTTCCTGAAGTCGCAccccagagaggaggagagaccCGAGTTCATCGCCTACCCCCATCTCCGCATCAGGTCCAAGCCCTTTCCCTGGGGAGATGGTAACCATACCCTATTCCATAACCTGCATGTGAATCCGCTTCCAACTGGCTATGAAGATAAATAG